The sequence AATTCTTTCTACTCCTAATTTTTAATAAAGTTTCCACTATGATGTACTGGAGATGCTTTCCGGTATATGAATTATAAATTGTCAATTCGTCTAATAATAGAATACATATAATAAGGTAAATAAAGGtggatatatatacataaaaaaaggaaaaaaaatctaACACATGAAAGCATATATATAAGTCGAATCCTTAAGCACGGCACGACCAGCGGAGCGATACAATAGTGCTCCCATGATATTCCTTGTACTCAATTTCACCTTAAATACAGGAAATAtcaatgttattttttttagggttaatagtgttttatgtcgcGAGCTTTcaacatttttcataaaatgtcccgaactttcatgtTCCCATAAAAAATTTTGAACTTTaaattttttctataaaatgtccCACTATATAAATTTCGGTGACGTAAACATGACAAAAAATACTccgaactttcaacattttccaGCAATGCTGGTTCCTAATATGATTTTCCAACAATAACGGTCCCCAATGTATTTACATCACCGAATTTTATATAGTggaacattttatgaaaaaaaacttAAACTTCAGGattttttaagagaaaatgaaagttcaggacattttatagaaaacaCTGAAAAGtttgggacataaaacactattaatcgTTTTTTTAATATGGGATAACAACATAAAGAATTTTGATTTCTCAAATTCTTCAAGTAGCATACATCATTTCTCACTAACCAAGAATTGATCTTGAAGCAAATAAATGTTACTATTATCTACACACTATATAGAAAAATCCTATGACATTTAATTAACCAAGAATTAAACTTAGGACCACCATAAATCTGGTCAAAATGCGTTGACGCGTTAACCAATTTCTTATAAGAACAAGATGTCCGTCTAATGACCTACCATGAAATAAGTAAATAATACACTTTCCATCCCATTACAAAGgtctcactttccataatggaatgtctcatttcttttttttgacAACATATTACCTTTTTATATCtaacatttaaataatttttagggaaaattgcacctaaatacacaaactttgccaaaaattcatatttgatgcgtagttaggattttacattttaatacaccaactttcgttgttgtccaaatttgacacgacttaattctaaaaaatttaaaaaacaacccctttttgtaaataattatacaaagacccacttatgttataatttgggacatttaaaccaaaacaagatatttccttatgatgttttcttttaaaccatatttggagcggatcaaagattaaagaaaacatcataaggaaatatcttgttttggtttaaatgtctcaaataataacataagtggctctttgtataattatttacaaaaaggggttgttttttgaattttaagaattaagtcgtgtcaaatttggacaacaacgaaagttggtgtattaaaatgtaaaatcataacttcgcgtcaaatatggatttttggcaaagtttgtgtattttcacgtaattatctctaatttttattaacttactttatctactaattacacatttcttaatttttgtgttcGAAAGTAATGCGATGTTTATATTGGATGGAGGGAACatatagattttaaattaaattgtacACTGAGTAGTATCAAGTGTGGATCATTTGCGGATCAACCAATTATAACATCAGTGACTTAATAACGTTCTACCAGAGTATATAAATCTGAGTAAGGGGCACTAACTATTTGACACATATGGCAATACACCTTCAATGATGTGTGAATAGTGCATGAACTATCTGATGGtataacataaaaataatagtagtaAAATATAATTAGAATGATAAATTTAGCAAGGGTAGTCTAAAATTGTTGATGGGGAATTAAATATTGTCCTCCCCAAATCCACCGTACAAAAGAGCCTGAACTATGGACCATAGGCTGATTTCGTAGCAGAAAGAGCTTTGATGCAAGGAATCTGGTCAAAGACTGAtgaataagaaaaaagaaataattgaATATACTTTCTGAGGAGAAAAGAAGATGGTAATTAAGTGGTACAGTTGCAACTTGTGTTTGTTCTGATAAGGACATCTTGGTACTTAGGTGCACCCAACTGTACTCCAATGGTTTCCTGAGTCTCAACCCCCTTCAAACCCcaatgattttctttttctttttttctatatATCCTTTTCTTGAATTATAGACAAGGAAAAAAGGGTGAGAGTCATAGTCCCTTTAATTCAAAAGCTCTAAATTTTCTATTCATGCTCACTTTTGTCTTTACCCTCCCTCCTCTTTCCCAAAACTTCTCTGcccctctctctccttctctctctctctctctctctcttgcacaTTCTAAATCTAGGGTTTCATTTATTGTCTCCTCTTCTTTTATGTTGGTGAGTGCGGTGGGGAATTTCTGAGCTGAGTCTTTGAGGAGCTGCTGGATATGGAATCTCCTCCACATTTTTCAGAATGAGCTTTGATGTGTGTGCTTGGCAGTCCATTTGTGTCAAAATTCAGTCTTTTCAGTTCCCTTTTCTTTCTATTGTGGCAATTTTGTAGGTTGAGACTGTAATTTTTGTTGGTTTGGTTACTTCGTTTCCGTGATTCATGGAAAACCCATGCTAAAGGCCGGCCTTTTTTAGGTTTGTGTTGTGATTATGTGTTCTAGTGTATGTTCTTCCTTTGCTGTTAGGGTTTTGTGTGATTTCCCTTGTTGCGTCAGCTTCAGATTTGTGGAGTTAGCATATTAGGAGTTGTATTTACTGCGGAATTCTTTACATTTGGGATAATTTAGTTTGAATTTTACCTAGTAAATTCATGGATGGGAGAGAAGCCATGGCATTACAAGGGTCAGCATCATACTACCTTCATAGAGGGGGAATTGGTGGATCTGGTGGTTCAGGGCCTGGCCATACTGTTCATGGCGGTGGCGGGGGCGGGGGTGGCTCCGCTGCTGCTCAGCCAGGTGTAATACACTCCTCCCCTGCTTTCAAGAATCTTGCAAATACCAGCGTTCATGTGCAGCAGCAAAATGCAGGGGGtgggggtggtggtggtgctgctgctgctgcgagcAGTTCCTCATTCCATGTTGAGAACCCATCACAGCATTTCTCTCACGGCAGAAGCATCACGGTTGCATTACCGGGTGGCGAGCCTGtgcagaagaagaagaggggTAGGCCGAGGAAGTATGCTCCTGATGGAGCTAACATGGGCTTAGGATTATCCCCCATGTCTGCACCTAAGCCTTCTTCCGCTTTGGTGGTCAGCCCCGGGGAAAAGGCGAGACGAGGCCGACCTCCCGGGACTGGATGGAAGCAGAAGCTTGCTCCCCTTGGTAATTTCTTGCTCCAGTTGATTACTTGTTTTTTTATTCTATGGACTGTAGTTCTTTTCTCCTTATAGCCTGTGGTGAGTGATCCTTATTTCATTGCAATCTATACAGAGATTAATGTTGTGATATGGTTAGAAAGAGAGTAGAAAGAAGATATTGTGGATTCAAGTTTTTGTTGTATTGTATGTCAATTTAATGTAGATTTGGACCTGCTGCAAGTGTTCTATTAAATTTCTGAAGGTTGTAATCCATGATTTGTGTACTGTTGTTACTTTCACTACCCCAATATAAATTCTTTTCCGTGATCTACTGAAAGTGGCCTTAATAGATGTATTGATCTCATGGTCATGGTGCCTCATTCCTTCACTATTTTTGCATTTCCAAAGTTTCTATATATTGTTAATGATGCATTTATTACCCCCCTCATATCGACCCTGACCCCTCGAAAGAAAAGCTGGGGAGCGCAGCTCCATGTGTAGGCGATATCAATATAAATTGTTGGTTGTACTCAATAATATATATCTAGAATTGTATTTATACTCTCTTTTAGCTGGTATCGTATATTGCTGAGCTTAAGGTGTTTTTTCTTTGATTAGGTGAGTGGATGAACAACTCAGCTGGATTAGCCTTTACACCTCATGTCTTGCATGTCGGCGCTGGTGAGGTATATTTCCTCTCGAGTTCCTGTAATCATTTCTGTTCTGGCCATGGGCAAACTACACTTCCGATTCTGATTAAAATAGTTTGGTAAATGTTTTGTTTTAAGATATTATCCAGTTCGATACATAGTGGTCCACTGTTCACCCTGACCACGCAACTGTGTATAATCTTTTTGATACTTTTTGCATGTCGGATTTGTACCCTACCTTTTCCAAAAGATGGGCCGTCGTGTTTCTGCACCCTGCTCGTTCAAAAGCATATTTTATGTTGTTTACCATATTATGCGGCAAGAGAAGTATTTATTGCTCTTCCTAGCAGGATGTTGCAGCAAAAATTCTGGCATTTGCACAACAGAGGCCAAGAGCTCTATGCATTATGTCTGCTAACGGATCAGTTTCTGCAGTTACACTCCGGCAACCTACAACTTCTAATAGCACTGTTACTTATGAGGTTTGAAGCACATTTGATCTGTATTAATTACATTTAGTAATCTTGCCTAAAGAGATATCCACATCTAAATTGCTTGACTTGTAGTGTTACTGTAGGATTGTTGTTAGTGATGATGAATAACAGATATTACACCAAATGTTTACCTGCTAATGCTTTTAAAGTATCGCATTTGATAGTTATCAGTTAAAAATTTACTACAACAGTAGCTCTGAATGACATTTTACCAAATTGATTTCGATGGGAGCCAAGATTTTTCCTTCTGTTCTGTCTATGAAAGAAATCATTGTTTTGCATGATTGGTTGTCTTGCCGATGGACTACATTCTAACATGTTTTGcctaatttgattttttaagtGGACCCATTCTGCTAGATTATGTAGCAGTGCAAGTTCTCGTTGACAATTTTGTCAAATTTTGTATATGATTCACAAGAGCCAATTTTGTATAAGCAATGGATTCAATATCCGTGCTCCGTGGATCATGCACTTAAACAAGTTCAGTGTATCCAAACATTACCCATCTAATGTTTCCTCTTGCAGAAAATTGTGATAATCTAATATATTATGACAAGTGACTCGATGAATCTAGCCCGATAGTCATAGATATTGACCTGAACTCCTTTTGAAATATCTGAAATTACTGTTTTTCAAGCTCATACTAGATGTCTGCTACAAGGAGCTAATTTGGCTTGTCGTTTCTTATAGGGCCGTTTCGAGATACTTTGCTTATCTGGGTCTTACTTGGTTGCTGAAAATGGCGGTCCTCGCAATCGTACTGGTGGAATAAGCATTTCAGTTTGCAGTCCTGATGGACACATCATTGGGGGTGCGATAGGTGGTAGACTCGTAGCAGCAAACCCTGTACAGGTATAGTCTATTGTTTTCACCGACAAATCTCTAACTGTTTTCTTTTCTGTAATAAGCCTAAATTAACTTATCCGGGACCCAAAATAATCATCTGTGCAGGTTGTTGCATGCAGTTTCGTTTATGGTGGCACTAAGCCAAAGAGCAAGGTCGAGTCAGCTGCTGAAGATGAAAAACATTTGCTAGAGAAATCTGCCGAGAAGTCCCTGACCCCGATAACTGCTGCTTCTAGTCAAAGCTATACACCTAACTCTGGAACAAGTGTTTGGCCGCCAGTTGCTCGGGCGGAGGTTAAAAATTCCCAGACGGATATTGACCTGATGCGCGGATGAGGAGAGACAACGATAAGCACATGTAAGTTTTTTGTATATATGTGTTGTTGTAAATGAAGCGCGCCAGGGGACGAGCCAGCCAGCTAGTTTCGTGCTAACAAATTCTCCTTTCTAGTATTATCTTTAGGGTCTAGTAGAAATATGGATGGAGAAGTTggaagttaaaaaaattaaaaagggtGGATTGACATCTTTATAGGTTGTGTTGTTTTTTTCTAGTAAAATTGGTGGGATTTGTTTTCTTGTTGTGGCCATTGTTGTAGCTATAAGCCTAACTTGAATTGTAGAACCTTTTGACAGTGTATTTAACTTGGGATTTGTTCGGGCTAGGAATTCCGGCTTGGCATTTGCATATCTAACACTTTACCATATCTTGTTtctgcattaattataaaggttGTAAGTAATCTGCATTTGGATGAGATTTTTATGCTCAATTGGTTGAAACCGGAATGGAATATGGTTTGGTTTGTCTATTTATGTGATTCAAACCATGTTTTGTTTTGCAAGGCAAATCGTGTATTTGGTTTAAATGCTTGATGGAGAAATATAATGCACCTCTCTTTATTATAAGGAAAATTTCTGTTTAATACCTAAACTATTGatttttcatgaaaatattTTGAACTATATATAATACAACAATTGAATGTTTGAACTTCtgatattttaataaagatattttcaattatatatgaTTACAATTAAAAatgtttcaaaattaaatttttagtcACAAGATAATGTGGCTCGTCATAAAAGTATTACTTCCTTCGTTTAACAGAAAGACACTCATTTTATAATGGtatgaattttaattaattggttGAATGTGTTGTGAATGGAATAAGTTTCTCATTTATATTGTAAGTTTTTAATGATGATGAAGTGCAGTTAGTTGGTAAGACGTTTTTTCTTCAATTAATAGATCGGGTCAGTCTAAAAAGTTTATGAgtgtatttttttctttctttggatataatatatattttttaatatatatttatatatactgtAGTTTTAAATTGATTATCTTGGACTTGGTTGAGAGGTTGGTTCAAAATGATAATATTAGTAAATAGGAATAATATTGAGAGTTATAATTAAGTAGGTTGTGTTGGTGGAATaagaattcaatttttattgtaattttaaattagttaATTTGATTGGGTGACGAGTTCACTAATGATAATATTGGTAAATAAGAGGTAATATTGatgattttaattagagtaaaatatactccctccgtcccaaaatTCATAGCCTATTTCTTTTGGACATGCTTATTTAAGAGAGTAAAAATTAAGGTAAAAATTGTGCGGCCCACATGTTTAGTGTTAGTTTTAATTGATCTTAAAGTGTTGTTAATTAAGCCCTATTGTACTAAAAAATTTAGCTGCCGCCGTTACTCTCAAAATCAGTGAGCCCGGCTCCCTCCATCGTCTCCCTCCACTCTTTACACACCGTCGCCGCCCCAGCCAAGTCCGGCGAATTGAAGCTGTCGCGCTCAACATATAGCAGTAACTCAAATCCTTCAAGTAAAATCTCAAACTCTCGTGGATCAACAACCAAATTCATTCTAATATTTAGAAAATTTAAGGAAAAACACAGAGCCCCCTCCCCCGACAGACCCaaaaagtaaaaagtaaaaaCTAGAAGGTGGAGGGAAAGAGgaggaaaaaaaaatccctAATTTCTGGCGAAGGCGGAGGCAGCGCGAAAGATGGAGGCGACACgagggtggaggtggcgagaaacaGTATGGGAGAGGGAAAGCGGCGCTAGGGCGGCGGAGGCGAGAAACAGTGGGGGAGGGAGGAGACAACGGAGGCGGCGAGAACCCTAATTTCTGGCAAGGCTGAGGCGGCACGAAGGTGGAGGAACAAGGGCGGCGGAGGAGGCAGCGAGAAACGGTGGGGGATAAGGGAGGAGACAAAAACAGTGGAGGAGGGAGCGGAGGCGCAAGAAGAGAGAGCTGAATGTGGAGAGAAAAAGAGGCATGTTTTAATTCGTGTTTAGAGTAGTTTAGAAACAGGCCATTATGCTTGGGATAATTCAAAAAGGAAAACGGACCATGAATATTGAGACAGTGAGTACTTgcttaaaaattaaatgcaaaatgaatttatttttgatggatagagaaaatatttatattttaagttttACGAAGTAAGGGGCTAGCTCGTGTTTGTGTTGAATTCTATGTTAGAGTCTAACGAGTCATGTCATCTGCAGTGGTTAGAAATTGAACATTTTTGCTAGTTTTCTAATAAGtagtttatatatttaattgtaaTAATATTTGTTTGTGTATTTGATTGTAGCTGTCTACACTTTTGGGATATTTTTGTGAAAAggttaaatttatatattaaattgtggttttctttttattatatcaaatCATTTATATCTAGTATAAAAGAGTCTTActtttgtgtgcgtgtgttggtcttGTGGTAGAATAGTTAATGTATGAGGCCAAAGGTCACATGTGCAAGTTCACCATCACGAGACCTTTAAATTTAATAGTTCATTGATAAAAATGAGTCTTCAATTTGAATTTGCATATATCTACAAATTCAAAAATACAATATTATTGAGTTTGTATATTGAAAAGCAAGATGTTTTATATTTGTATACAATGTTACCATACCACTATCTATTCTCTTATCTAAATTATTTGCAATTGCATATATATTTGTCCAATTGGTTCATTTTATAAATAGATCATATGATGATAAACATATCACATATAGATCATATGATTGGATTAACCTTTATGAGATAACAAAATACTAAATCACAATTGAGATAATTGAAGAAGAATTATCAGTTTAGGCTGCATCATAATAAGTAAATGACTTAcattgattatttatttatgctgGTACGTTGCTAAATATTGAGGTGAGGACCACAGTGCAGTTATGTTATTCTTAATTTACCCAAGAACAAGAATTGTAGATTTGAATGACGACTGTCGGTATAATAAAGTTACAAAAGGGTGTATGTCCGTTTGCATGTCTCTTTGATTTACTATGTGTTTTGTTTGAAATCAATATTCTCAATATATTGTGTTAAAattatatttggctaagtgactcaattGATGCCAACAATGCAACACAACCACAAGCCTCATAACTCCTAATGTAGCACAACCCTTTCAAAATCAGATAGTTTTTTTACTCCACGTACTTCTTCACAaccaatcaatttttttatcaaaatattgTTTATGTTGTTTATGATTTCATAAGTTCATAATCAAGTTTGTATACTCTGATGAAGAGTGGTTTACTCTGGTGGagttgtcagagcagagctaacttcAGAGCCAGAGTTAGAGGTTTACTCTTGTGGAGtcgtcagagtcagagctaactCCATAAGCCAGAGTCAAAGTCAACATTCCAGAGTCAGAGTTAAGGTCTAGAGCTGTATAGTCTGGGCAGAGTCAGAGTAGCCGAGGCAGATCAGAATCAGAGTAGCCAATGCAGAGTTCACTCCAGAATCAGAGTCAAAATTCACTTGCAGAGCTGAAGTCAAAGCTCAACGGCAGAGTTGAATTTTGAAATCTGTTTTTTTTGTTCGTTATTTTCTAAGCTCGTTGTATAAAGAGCAATTGAGTGTCTCATACTGAAGAAGAACAACACTTGTATCAATTGTAAATTCTCAGTTTGTGAATCAATAAACAAAGCTCCGTTTCttggtcccgtggatgtagggtttCAACCCGAACCATGTAAATTCTTTGTGTTCATCACAATTCTTCGTCGATTTTCTTtacaagtggcgccgtctgtgggaatctTGATCCACAACCGACGCAGAAATGTCGATGCAACGAATTGAGACCGAGAAGTTTACGGGGAAGAATGATTTTGAGTtatggcgcatcaagatgcgcGCATTGTTGACCCAGCAAGGTTTGGCGGCGGCCCTGAAAGGGGATGATGAATCTTTATTATCAGCTACAAGGGATACCGCGGCAGCTGCGGAGGCAGAACTCAAGAAAGCAGAAATGCGTGAAAGAGCCCACAGTCTCATCATCCTATGCCTAGGTGATAAGGTTTTGAGGAAGGTGGCCAGGGAGAAATCTGCAACGGCGGTATGGGCAAAGTTGGAGGCGATTTACATGACGAAATCGCTTGCAAATCGAATGTTCTTGAAGCAAAGGCTGTACTCCTACAGAATCTTGGATGGAAAACCGATTGATGATCAACTTGAGGCATTCAATAAGATCATTGATGATCTTGAGAATGTTGATGTGCGAATAGGAGATAAGGATCAAGCAATTATCCTACTCAATGCTCTCCCGAGTTCATATGATCAACTCAAGAATGCTATGTTGTATGGGAGAGAAAGTGACATCACTATGGAGGAGGTTCAGTCTGCTCTGAAATCTAAGGAATTGCAGAaggcatcatcaacatcatctcaCAAGAAAGAGGCTGTTGGTGAGGGTTTGACTGTGAAACAGAAAGGGGATAAGTCCAAGAAATCCAAGAAGGAATTCAAGAAGGAGAAACAGGATAAGGGAAACAAGAACTCTGATGATGATGTTCAAACTTGCTATCACTGCAAGAAGTCGGGCCATTGGAAGAGGGACTGCCATATTTGGAAGAAGAGCCAAAAGCAGTCCAACACTACCAAGAAGCAGGAGCCCAAGGAGTAAGAGCAGTGTGACACTGCAGAGGCTTTGAATGTGATGCAAGGTGATTTGGATGACCAATGGATACTGGATTCAGGGTGTTCTTTCCACATGTGCCCAGTTAGAAGTTGGTTTACTGATTTGCATTTTCAATCGGAAGGAACAGTAGTTCTTGGAAACAACCAGACCtgtgaaattaaagaaaatgagAGCATAAGGTTCAAACTGCACGATGGCACCATCAGAACTTTGATGGAGGTTAGGTACATCCCTAGTCTGAAAATGAATATGATATCCCTTGGATCTCTTGAAACGAAGGGGTATGAATGGAGATCTGTAAAGGGTGGAGTTGTTGTCACCAAAGACAACAAGGTTATTTTGAAGGGGATGAGGAGAAATGGTTTGTATTACTTAGAAGCCACAGCCATCACAGGGCAGTCTGACTCCATGAAGAAGGATGATTCAATCTTGTGGCATAAAAGATTGGCTCATGTTGGAGAGAAGGGGCTCAACCAGTTGCTGAAGCAGAACAAAATCAGCAATCCAATTCCATTTAAGGTGGACATGTGTAAGCAGTGCATCCTAAGCAAAAGCAAGAGACTCCCATTTGATATAGGTAAACATACATCTAAAGCTCCTACGGATTATGTTTACTTTGATTTGTGGGGACCAACACAAACTGAAAGTCTTGGAAAATGGAGATATTACATGTCTATAATGGATGATTACTCGAGGAAGTTGTGGATTTTTATCTTAAAGGATAAAACTGAAGCATTAGAGAAATTCAAAGTGTGGTGCAATGAGGTGGAAACTGAAAAGGCAACCAATGTGAAGTGCTTGAGGACTAATAATGGTTTGAAATTTGTGTCCAAGGAGTTCAATGATTTCTGCTCTGGAAAGGGAATCCAGAGACACAAGACAGTCCCAGgtactccacagcagaatggggTTGTTGAGAGGATGAATAGGACTATTCTGGAAAGGACAAGGTGCATGTTGTTTGATTTAGTGCTGCCAAAGAGATTCTGGGCAGAGGCTGCTGTCACTGCAGCTTATTTGATCAACAAATCTCCTTCATCCGCAATTGATTTCAGAATTCCAGATGAGCTCTGGTATGGCTCCACATCCAACTACTCACATTTGAAAATCTTTGGGTGCAGAGCATACATACATGTCAGACAAGAGAAGCTTGAACCAAGGGCCTTAAAATGTGTGATGTTGGGCTACCCCAAGGGTGTGAAAGGGTATAAGTTGTGGTGCACTGAACCTGGAATGAGGGAGAGTGTACATCAGCAGAGATGTAGTTTTTGATGAAGATCTCATGCCTTATAAAGTAGGATCTGATTCAGAGAAGGAAAATGAAGATGGTCTGATTCTGTTGGATGAATTACTTCATAGGAACTCTGCAGATAATGAATCAGGTGGAGCAACTGAAGTCTCTCAACAAGTTACAGATGGTGAAGATGTTGGGAGCTGCTCTGATAATCTGAGTTCATATCAACTAGCAAGGGATCGAGCAAGGAGGCAGGTTAAGCCACCTCGAAGATACAATCAAGCTGAAATGGTATACTTTGCTCTGAGCATTGCAGAGGAACTGGAGTATCAGGAGCCCAAGTCTTATGCAGAGGCTATGAAGGGACCAGAGAGAGAGCAATGGCTCTTAGCTATGAAAGAGGAGATGAATTCTCTTGAAAGGAATGGTACCTGGATACTAGTTTCAAAGCCATTGAACAAGAAACTAGTAAGCTgtaaatggattttcaagaaaaaGGTTGAGGTTATTGGGAAGGAGCAGACCAGGTACAAAGCAAGATTGGTGGCAAGAGGTTTCACTCAAAAGGAGGGAATTGATTACAATGAAGTTTTCTCACCTGTGGTTAAGCATACTTCCATCAGAGTTATGCTGTCAGTTGTAGCACAATTTGATATGGAGCTTGAacagatggatgttaaaactGCATTTCTACATGGAAAGTTGGAGGAGAAAATTCACATGGTTCAGCCAGAGGGGTTTGTACATCCAGAGACAAGCAATAAGGTGTGTTTACTTCAGAAAGCTTATATGGTCTCAAACAAAGTTCAAGGCAATGGTACAAAAGGTTTGATGAGCATATGGAGTTGATGGGATTCACAAAATCTGCATATGATAACTGTATTACCTGAAGAAAATGAATGAAGTTACTGCTGCATAGTTGCTACTATATATAGATGATATGCTAATAGCTAGCAGAGATAAGGCAGAAATCAAAGCAATCAAAGATGGTCTGAATCAagagtttgaaatgaaagatCTTGGTGCAGCTAAAAGGATTCTTGGAATGGATATCATGAGAGATAGGAAGGCTGGAAAGCTCTGGTTATGTCAAAAGGATTACATATTGAAgatgttaaagaaattcaacatGCATGAGTCAAAGGCTGTCACAGTGCCCTTAGCAGTTCATCTTCAACTCTCAGATAACCAGAAGCCAAAGAATGATGCAGAGAGACATCAAATGGAGAAAATACCTTACTCAAATCTGGTGGGAAGCTTGATGTACACAATGGTCTGCACTAGGCCAGACATTGCACAAGCTGTAAGTGTTATAAGTAGGTATATGGTGGATCCTGGAAGAGAACATTGGGAAGCTCTCAAGAAGGTGCTGAGATATCTAAAAGGCAGTGCAGACAGAGCTATATTGTTCCAGAGGAAGGGAGATAATAGCAAACCTTTTCTGATGGGATATACTGACTCTGACTATGCTTCTAACTTAGACAACAGGAGATCTCAGTCAGGTTATATCTTTACACTCTTTGGATCAGCTGTTAGTTGGAAATCCTCACTACAATCTGTAGTTGCATTATCAACCACTGAAGCAGAGTACATGGCTGCAACAGAAGCTGTCAAGGAAGCTGTGTGGCTCAAAGGCTTGGTGCATGATTTTGGCATTGAGGAAAGTTCTGTAGTTTTGAAGTGTGACAGTCAGAGTGCTTTGTATCTTAtgaaacatcaaacttttcatgaaAGATCTAAGCATATTGATGTCAGAATGCATTTTGTAAGAGATATAGTTGATCAAGGATTGGTGAAGATGGAGAAAGTTGGGACAGAGGAGAATGCAACTGATGCA comes from Salvia miltiorrhiza cultivar Shanhuang (shh) chromosome 3, IMPLAD_Smil_shh, whole genome shotgun sequence and encodes:
- the LOC131015816 gene encoding AT-hook motif nuclear-localized protein 9-like — its product is MDGREAMALQGSASYYLHRGGIGGSGGSGPGHTVHGGGGGGGGSAAAQPGVIHSSPAFKNLANTSVHVQQQNAGGGGGGGAAAAASSSSFHVENPSQHFSHGRSITVALPGGEPVQKKKRGRPRKYAPDGANMGLGLSPMSAPKPSSALVVSPGEKARRGRPPGTGWKQKLAPLGEWMNNSAGLAFTPHVLHVGAGEDVAAKILAFAQQRPRALCIMSANGSVSAVTLRQPTTSNSTVTYEGRFEILCLSGSYLVAENGGPRNRTGGISISVCSPDGHIIGGAIGGRLVAANPVQVVACSFVYGGTKPKSKVESAAEDEKHLLEKSAEKSLTPITAASSQSYTPNSGTSVWPPVARAEVKNSQTDIDLMRG